From a region of the Silene latifolia isolate original U9 population unplaced genomic scaffold, ASM4854445v1 scaffold_305, whole genome shotgun sequence genome:
- the LOC141639215 gene encoding uncharacterized protein LOC141639215, with protein sequence MFEDAREFVMHCDPCQRTSNICWKNEMLQQGILGVEIFDVWGIDYQGPFVLSQGNKYILVAIDYVSKWVKAIATPTDDAKTVTKLLKKVIFPRFGVPRAIISDGGSHFH encoded by the coding sequence atgtttgaagatgctagagaatttgTCATGCATTGTGACCCTTGCCAAAGGACCAGTAACATATGTTGGAAGAATGAGATGCTACAACAAGGCATTTTGGGGGTtgaaatcttcgatgtttggggaattgattaccaaggtccctttgtatTGTCTCAAGGGAACAAGTACATTCTAGTTGCCATTgactatgtgtctaagtgggtaaaagcaattgctaccccaaccgatgacGCAAAGACGGTGACCAAGCTTTTGAAGAAAGTAatattcccaagatttggagttcctagagcgatcattagtgatggTGGATCACATTTCCATTAA